In Arthrobacter sp. StoSoilB5, one genomic interval encodes:
- a CDS encoding ABC transporter permease, translating to MKTTNPQHRLIPLLSLPVFLFLVIPTLIVVPVALNDSRYITFPPEGLSFAAVAGFFADTAWTSALSASLQSAGIAVVIGVIIGSTAAIALHGRSFPGKSAVMGLILAPMIVPTVVLALAFYQFFISVGMVGSIVPIGLAHAVIATPYVYLTTRASLAGLNPALVRSAQSLGAGTLSVFRHVYLPVILPGLVSGALFAFSVSIDETVMSLFMQSPSATTLPVKMFTDIQFNLTPKIAVSSALLVTVATIGLLLQVMFVLKRRSISRMVPLAVSAQT from the coding sequence ATGAAGACAACTAATCCACAACACCGTTTGATACCCCTGCTTTCTTTGCCGGTCTTCCTGTTCCTGGTGATTCCGACCCTCATCGTGGTTCCCGTAGCGCTCAATGACAGCCGCTACATCACGTTTCCGCCCGAAGGCTTGTCCTTCGCTGCGGTGGCCGGCTTCTTCGCCGACACCGCATGGACTTCGGCATTGTCGGCCAGCCTCCAGTCAGCGGGCATTGCCGTGGTGATCGGCGTAATTATTGGTTCTACGGCGGCCATCGCACTTCATGGCCGCAGCTTTCCAGGGAAGTCCGCTGTGATGGGGCTGATACTCGCTCCGATGATCGTGCCCACCGTGGTGCTGGCCCTTGCCTTCTATCAGTTCTTCATCTCTGTTGGCATGGTGGGGAGCATCGTGCCCATCGGCTTGGCGCACGCCGTCATCGCCACGCCCTACGTGTACCTCACAACACGTGCCAGCCTTGCCGGGCTCAACCCTGCCCTGGTGCGATCGGCCCAAAGCCTCGGTGCGGGCACGCTGTCCGTGTTCCGGCATGTGTATCTGCCCGTCATCCTCCCGGGCCTGGTCTCCGGTGCGTTGTTCGCCTTCTCGGTATCCATCGATGAAACCGTGATGTCCCTGTTCATGCAGTCCCCCAGCGCCACCACCTTGCCAGTGAAGATGTTCACCGACATCCAGTTCAACCTGACCCCCAAGATCGCTGTCTCATCCGCCCTGTTGGTGACAGTGGCCACCATCGGGCTACTCCTGCAAGTCATGTTCGTCCTGAAGCGCCGATCGATCTCCCGGATGGTGCCCCTGGCCGTATCCGCCCAAACGTAA
- a CDS encoding ABC transporter permease, with translation MSTITSQRIQAKGRGTPTPDEAKPRRRRSGWWLLLAPVLAFDVVLFLTPLGKLVGSSFSGNAYQRVLEDPLVLRSLANTLTISLASTLVTVGLGYVIALVLWRSGNILRVVLFAVVLLPFWTGILVKNFAWAVLLQDNGIINAFLQGIGLTDAPIELLHNRFAVIVGMVHCLLPYAVFPIFSSLMSIDDRLGLAARSLGAREGSVFRHITLPLSAPGVSAAGLLVFIMSTGFFITPVVMGGPGDMMIANQIDYYARQLTDFPGAAALAVILTALVSILVAVYQRVLKAGGQHEDN, from the coding sequence ATGAGCACCATAACTTCTCAAAGAATCCAGGCGAAAGGCCGCGGGACTCCGACGCCGGATGAAGCGAAGCCGCGCCGGAGAAGGAGCGGGTGGTGGCTTCTGCTGGCGCCTGTTCTTGCGTTCGACGTCGTACTGTTCCTCACCCCGCTGGGGAAGCTCGTTGGCTCAAGCTTTTCCGGTAACGCCTATCAGCGGGTACTTGAGGATCCCCTGGTACTGCGTTCGCTAGCGAACACGCTTACCATCAGTCTGGCATCCACCCTGGTGACCGTCGGACTTGGCTATGTCATTGCCCTTGTCCTCTGGCGTTCCGGGAACATTCTGCGGGTAGTCCTCTTCGCAGTCGTCTTGTTGCCGTTCTGGACCGGCATCCTGGTGAAGAACTTCGCTTGGGCGGTTCTGCTGCAGGACAACGGCATCATCAATGCCTTCCTGCAGGGCATTGGCCTGACGGACGCGCCCATCGAGTTGCTCCATAACCGGTTCGCGGTGATCGTTGGCATGGTTCACTGCCTGCTGCCCTACGCGGTCTTCCCGATCTTTTCTTCACTGATGTCCATCGACGACCGCCTCGGCTTGGCGGCACGGTCGCTCGGCGCCAGGGAAGGATCCGTATTCCGTCACATCACCCTCCCGCTTAGCGCTCCGGGTGTCTCGGCGGCCGGACTGCTGGTCTTCATCATGAGCACCGGCTTCTTCATCACCCCGGTGGTCATGGGTGGGCCCGGCGACATGATGATCGCCAACCAGATCGACTATTACGCCCGGCAGTTGACAGACTTCCCAGGCGCCGCGGCCCTTGCCGTGATCCTTACAGCCCTGGTCAGTATCCTCGTGGCGGTCTACCAGCGGGTCCTCAAGGCCGGAGGCCAGCATGAAGACAACTAA
- a CDS encoding bifunctional proline dehydrogenase/L-glutamate gamma-semialdehyde dehydrogenase, whose translation MTSTLPAAAPRTEDSGQFDALAQEAIALVRHWLTEASKIPVDVSAQRLAGVLKDPNGLDFTVGFVDGVIRPEDLSVAGRKLAELAPKVPKFLPWYMRSAVRVGGVMAPILPQVVIPIARRVLREMVGHLIVDATDAKLGPAIAKIRQDGVHLNVNLLGEAVLGEHEAQRRLDGTLKLLAREDVDYVSIKESSTVAPHSPWAFDEAVDHVVEKLTPLYRLAASFPKPKFINLDMEEYKDLSMTIAVFKRILDMPEFKNLEAGVVLQAYLPDALGAMQELQEWASARRAQGGAPIKVRVVKGANLPMEHVEASLHDWPLATWGTKQDSDTSYKNVINYALTPEHIDAVRIGVAGHNLFDVAFAWLLAKQRGVTAGIEFEMLLGMATGQATAVRKDVGSLLLYTPVVHPGEFDVAIAYLIRRLEEGASQENFMSAVFELSENEALFKREQQRFLSSLAGMTAEVPGPNRKQDRRLPAEPAPLEGFRNTPDTDPALPANRAWGRDILKRIPGSTAGNRIVESTKVSDSTELDRIIATAVDHGKAWGARPAAERAAILHRAGDVLEARRAELLEVMASETGKTIDQGDPEVSEAIDFAHYYAERAKDLETVDGATFVPANLTVVTPPWNFPVAIPAGSTLAALASGSAVVIKPAKQARRSGSVMVDALWEAGVPREVLALVQLEERELGTQLVSHPSVDRVILTGGYETAELFRSFRQDLPLLAETSGKNAIIVTPSADLDLAAKDVVYSAFGHAGQKCSAASLVILVGSVAKSARFHNQLIDAARSLTVGYPDNATTQMGPIIEPANGKLLNALTTLGDGETWAIKPERLDETGRLWSPGIRSGVKRGSYFHLTEFFGPVLGVMTAETLEEAIAIQNEIEYGLTAGLHSLDSAEMGVWLDNIQAGNLYVNRGITGAIVQRQPFGGWKKSAVGAGTKAGGPNYLIGLGSWLPAEAKAKRGTVLQGAAAQLLAAAKSADVTAEELQTLQQALFSDAAAWESEFGTSKDVSALSAERNVFRYRPIPVTVRLSEGERLAELLRVVAAGAVAGSAVKVSSAVVLPDAVVTVFANLGVSVRIEDDAAWLARAAKFDAGRIRLIGGDFAALSAAMGGRPDVAVYHGAVTQAGRIEMLPFLREQAVSITAHRFGTPNHLSDHLI comes from the coding sequence ATGACCAGCACCCTCCCGGCCGCCGCCCCGCGCACCGAGGATTCAGGGCAGTTCGACGCACTGGCCCAGGAGGCCATTGCATTGGTCCGCCACTGGCTTACCGAAGCCAGCAAGATTCCCGTCGACGTTTCCGCCCAGCGCCTCGCCGGAGTCCTCAAAGACCCAAACGGCCTTGACTTCACGGTCGGATTCGTCGACGGCGTCATCCGCCCTGAGGACTTGTCCGTCGCCGGCCGTAAACTGGCCGAGCTGGCCCCGAAGGTGCCCAAGTTCCTCCCCTGGTACATGCGCAGCGCAGTACGCGTGGGTGGGGTCATGGCTCCGATCCTCCCGCAGGTGGTCATCCCTATCGCCCGCCGCGTGCTCCGCGAGATGGTGGGCCACCTGATTGTGGACGCTACCGACGCCAAGCTTGGCCCGGCCATCGCCAAGATCCGCCAGGACGGTGTGCACCTGAACGTGAACCTCCTGGGCGAGGCAGTCCTGGGCGAGCACGAAGCCCAGCGCCGACTGGATGGCACGCTCAAGCTCCTGGCCCGCGAAGACGTTGACTACGTCTCCATCAAGGAATCCTCCACCGTGGCGCCGCACTCTCCGTGGGCCTTCGACGAAGCCGTGGACCACGTGGTGGAGAAGCTCACTCCGCTGTACCGGCTGGCTGCATCCTTCCCCAAGCCCAAGTTCATCAACCTGGACATGGAGGAATACAAGGATCTCAGCATGACTATTGCGGTGTTCAAGCGGATCCTGGACATGCCGGAATTCAAGAACCTGGAGGCCGGCGTCGTTCTCCAGGCCTACCTCCCTGATGCCCTCGGGGCGATGCAGGAGCTGCAGGAATGGGCATCGGCCCGACGTGCACAGGGCGGCGCACCCATCAAGGTCCGCGTGGTCAAGGGCGCCAACCTTCCCATGGAACACGTGGAAGCTTCCCTTCACGACTGGCCGCTGGCCACCTGGGGTACCAAGCAGGACTCGGACACCAGCTACAAGAACGTCATCAATTACGCCCTCACCCCGGAGCACATCGACGCCGTCCGCATTGGCGTCGCGGGACACAACCTCTTCGATGTCGCCTTTGCGTGGCTGCTCGCCAAGCAGCGGGGTGTCACTGCGGGGATTGAGTTCGAAATGCTCCTGGGCATGGCAACCGGCCAGGCCACGGCCGTCCGTAAGGACGTCGGCAGCCTTCTCCTCTACACACCGGTGGTCCACCCGGGTGAGTTCGACGTCGCCATCGCCTACCTGATCCGCCGCCTCGAAGAAGGGGCCAGCCAGGAAAACTTCATGTCCGCGGTGTTCGAACTGAGTGAAAACGAGGCTTTGTTCAAGCGCGAGCAGCAGCGCTTCCTGAGCTCCCTCGCAGGCATGACGGCCGAGGTTCCCGGGCCCAACCGCAAGCAGGACCGCCGCCTGCCAGCCGAGCCTGCTCCCCTTGAAGGCTTCCGCAATACCCCGGACACGGACCCGGCACTTCCGGCCAACCGTGCGTGGGGCCGCGACATCCTCAAGCGCATCCCGGGCTCCACCGCAGGCAACAGGATCGTCGAGTCCACCAAGGTCTCCGACTCCACTGAACTGGACCGCATCATCGCCACCGCCGTGGATCACGGTAAGGCCTGGGGCGCCCGCCCGGCCGCCGAGCGTGCAGCCATCCTGCACCGCGCCGGCGACGTCCTCGAGGCCCGCCGCGCAGAGCTGCTGGAGGTCATGGCTTCCGAAACCGGCAAGACCATCGACCAAGGCGACCCCGAGGTCAGCGAAGCAATCGACTTCGCGCACTACTACGCCGAGCGCGCCAAGGACCTGGAAACGGTCGACGGCGCCACGTTCGTCCCAGCGAACCTCACCGTGGTGACCCCGCCGTGGAACTTCCCGGTGGCGATCCCCGCGGGCTCGACGCTCGCAGCGCTCGCTTCAGGTTCCGCCGTCGTAATTAAGCCTGCAAAGCAGGCCCGCCGCTCGGGTTCCGTCATGGTGGATGCGCTGTGGGAAGCCGGCGTGCCCCGCGAAGTGCTGGCCCTGGTCCAGCTCGAAGAGCGTGAACTCGGTACCCAGTTGGTTTCGCACCCGAGCGTTGACCGCGTCATTCTCACCGGCGGCTACGAAACCGCTGAGCTGTTCCGTTCCTTCCGCCAGGACCTGCCGCTGCTGGCTGAGACCTCCGGCAAGAACGCCATCATCGTCACCCCGAGTGCTGACCTGGACCTCGCAGCCAAGGACGTCGTGTACTCGGCGTTCGGCCACGCAGGCCAGAAGTGCTCCGCCGCATCCCTGGTGATCCTGGTGGGCTCGGTCGCCAAGAGCGCCCGCTTCCACAACCAGCTGATCGATGCCGCACGCTCACTGACCGTCGGCTACCCGGACAACGCAACCACGCAGATGGGGCCGATCATCGAGCCGGCCAACGGCAAGCTCCTGAACGCCCTGACCACCCTGGGCGACGGCGAAACCTGGGCCATCAAGCCCGAGCGCCTCGACGAAACCGGCCGCTTGTGGTCTCCGGGTATCCGTTCGGGCGTCAAGCGTGGCTCCTACTTCCACCTGACCGAGTTCTTCGGCCCGGTGCTGGGCGTCATGACCGCGGAAACCCTCGAGGAAGCCATCGCCATCCAGAACGAGATCGAGTACGGCCTCACCGCTGGCCTCCACTCCCTGGACTCCGCTGAAATGGGCGTCTGGCTGGACAACATCCAAGCCGGAAACCTGTACGTCAACCGCGGCATCACTGGTGCGATCGTCCAGCGCCAGCCGTTCGGTGGATGGAAGAAGTCCGCTGTGGGCGCCGGAACCAAGGCCGGTGGACCGAACTACCTGATCGGCCTGGGTAGCTGGCTCCCAGCCGAGGCCAAGGCCAAGCGCGGCACCGTACTTCAGGGTGCAGCTGCACAGCTTCTCGCCGCAGCGAAGTCGGCTGATGTCACTGCCGAGGAACTCCAGACCCTCCAGCAGGCACTCTTCAGCGACGCCGCCGCCTGGGAATCCGAGTTCGGCACCAGCAAGGACGTCTCGGCCCTGTCCGCGGAGCGCAACGTGTTCCGCTACCGCCCGATCCCGGTCACAGTCCGCCTGTCCGAAGGTGAACGGCTCGCTGAGCTGCTCCGCGTCGTGGCCGCCGGCGCGGTGGCGGGCTCGGCCGTCAAGGTGAGCTCCGCCGTCGTACTCCCCGACGCTGTGGTGACGGTATTCGCCAACCTGGGCGTCAGCGTCCGGATCGAGGACGACGCCGCGTGGCTGGCCCGTGCGGCCAAGTTCGACGCCGGGCGGATCCGCCTGATCGGTGGCGACTTTGCCGCGCTGAGCGCAGCCATGGGTGGCCGCCCGGATGTTGCTGTCTACCACGGTGCAGTGACGCAGGCTGGCCGCATCGAGATGCTCCCGTTCCTGCGTGAGCAGGCCGTGTCCATTACCGCGCACCGCTTCGGTACGCCGAACCACCTGTCGGACCACCTGATCTAA
- a CDS encoding LysR family transcriptional regulator — MLDVRRLRLLHELKIRGTLAEVADAMQYSPSSVSQQLTLLEKEAGVELLRKAGRRVQLTPQAEILVAHTADLLETLERAETDLAASLSMVTGTVRLAVFQSAALALLPDFLTIMRSEYPEVRVEMTQREPETALYETWARDFDIVVAEQYPGHAAPHHPGLDRATLTSDAIRLATPPAGLGGELVSSLEDTADMPWVMEPRGAASRHWAEQACRSAGFEPDVRYETADLQAQIRLIESGNAVALMPDLVWTGMSRPVQLLDLPGLPKRTVFTSTRTAGRIHPAILACREVLERVAAAQQ, encoded by the coding sequence GTGCTGGACGTCCGCAGACTGCGTTTGCTGCACGAATTGAAGATCCGCGGAACCCTCGCCGAGGTGGCGGACGCGATGCAGTACAGCCCATCGTCGGTATCCCAACAATTGACGCTTCTGGAGAAGGAAGCAGGCGTCGAGCTGCTCCGAAAGGCCGGCCGCCGCGTCCAACTGACGCCACAGGCCGAGATCCTCGTTGCGCACACGGCGGACCTGTTGGAAACACTCGAACGCGCTGAAACGGACCTTGCAGCGTCGCTCTCCATGGTCACCGGAACCGTGCGATTGGCGGTATTCCAGTCCGCAGCCCTGGCCCTGCTCCCCGATTTCCTCACCATCATGCGCAGCGAGTATCCAGAGGTCCGGGTGGAAATGACCCAGCGGGAACCGGAGACCGCCCTCTACGAAACGTGGGCCCGCGACTTCGACATCGTGGTGGCGGAGCAATACCCCGGGCATGCGGCCCCGCATCACCCCGGCCTGGACCGAGCCACGCTGACCAGTGACGCCATCCGCTTGGCCACTCCCCCGGCAGGGCTGGGCGGGGAGCTCGTTTCATCGCTGGAAGATACCGCTGACATGCCCTGGGTCATGGAACCCCGCGGCGCCGCCTCCCGGCACTGGGCTGAGCAAGCCTGCAGATCTGCCGGTTTCGAGCCGGACGTTCGATACGAAACGGCCGACCTCCAAGCCCAGATCCGGCTCATCGAATCCGGAAACGCCGTTGCCCTCATGCCGGACCTTGTCTGGACAGGGATGTCACGGCCAGTGCAGTTGCTCGACCTCCCCGGCCTGCCCAAGCGAACCGTCTTCACCTCCACGCGGACGGCCGGCCGGATCCACCCCGCGATCCTGGCCTGCCGCGAAGTCCTGGAGCGCGTTGCTGCGGCGCAACAGTAA
- a CDS encoding MFS transporter — protein sequence MTSPTTLQRSAEPLVSAVRWTRAQWLLLMVVCTVLALDGLDVSMVGVALPSIGQELNLGTDSLQWIVSAYVLGYGSLLLLGGRLADLLGRRRIFLIALAVFAAASLLGGLVDDPAILIATRFVKGLAAAFTAPTGFSIITTNFAEGRERNKALSIFTTFGASGFSLGLVVGGLMTSLSWRWTFLVSVPIAVAVVVLGMKFIPKDKPSAENSGHDIWGAVTLALGMLGLVYTLVSAPEQGWGSVATIAGFAISAAVLAAFAVIDNKVKHPLIRFGILKEGWVARANLSAVGLFGSYLSFQFIVTMFLQSVLGWTPLGMALALLPAGLLVATSAPFADRLIEKFGATQLILTGLTALGLGYVLFLRVGTTPNYALDILPSVILLGIGFALAFPSINVQATTGIKDSEQGLAAGLIQTSTQVGAALVLAVTTALVSGHGEARGTLSAQAMLEQYRPGLILSAAVAIAALLVAAAPSRRRIRV from the coding sequence ATGACATCACCCACCACCCTTCAAAGATCCGCCGAACCCTTGGTTTCAGCCGTCCGCTGGACGCGCGCCCAGTGGCTGCTGCTGATGGTTGTGTGCACCGTCCTCGCCTTGGATGGGCTGGACGTTTCCATGGTTGGCGTGGCCCTGCCTTCCATCGGACAGGAACTCAACCTCGGAACCGATTCCCTCCAGTGGATCGTTTCTGCCTATGTCCTGGGGTATGGAAGTCTGTTGCTCCTGGGCGGCCGGCTCGCGGACCTGTTGGGCCGCCGTCGTATATTCCTCATAGCCCTGGCCGTGTTCGCCGCAGCATCACTGCTGGGTGGCCTGGTGGACGATCCCGCAATCCTGATCGCTACGCGATTCGTCAAGGGTCTCGCCGCAGCGTTCACCGCGCCCACAGGTTTCTCCATCATCACTACCAACTTTGCCGAGGGCCGCGAGCGCAACAAGGCGTTGTCCATCTTCACCACGTTCGGCGCCAGCGGCTTCTCGTTGGGCCTTGTGGTCGGTGGACTGATGACCAGCCTGAGCTGGCGGTGGACGTTCCTGGTGTCCGTGCCGATCGCGGTGGCCGTGGTCGTGCTGGGCATGAAATTCATTCCGAAGGACAAACCGTCCGCTGAAAACAGCGGGCATGACATCTGGGGTGCGGTGACCCTCGCGCTGGGCATGCTCGGTCTCGTCTACACGTTGGTTTCAGCACCTGAGCAGGGCTGGGGATCTGTGGCAACTATCGCCGGATTCGCAATCTCTGCAGCCGTGCTTGCAGCCTTCGCGGTGATCGACAACAAGGTGAAGCACCCGCTGATCCGTTTCGGCATCCTCAAGGAAGGCTGGGTGGCCAGGGCCAACCTCAGCGCCGTTGGGCTTTTCGGTTCTTACTTGAGCTTCCAGTTCATCGTCACCATGTTCCTGCAGTCGGTTCTCGGTTGGACGCCCTTGGGCATGGCATTGGCCTTGCTGCCAGCCGGACTACTGGTGGCAACGAGCGCACCCTTTGCTGACCGGCTGATCGAGAAATTCGGCGCCACCCAGCTGATCCTCACGGGCCTCACCGCACTTGGATTGGGCTATGTCCTTTTCCTCCGGGTTGGCACCACACCCAACTACGCTTTGGACATCCTGCCCTCGGTGATCCTCCTGGGCATTGGTTTCGCCCTGGCCTTCCCATCCATCAACGTCCAGGCCACCACCGGCATCAAGGACTCCGAGCAAGGCTTGGCTGCCGGTTTGATCCAGACCAGCACGCAGGTGGGAGCCGCACTGGTCCTGGCAGTCACCACCGCTTTGGTGAGTGGGCACGGAGAGGCCAGAGGAACGCTCAGCGCCCAAGCCATGCTGGAACAGTACCGTCCGGGCCTGATCCTGAGTGCCGCCGTCGCCATCGCGGCCCTGCTGGTGGCCGCAGCACCGTCAAGGCGCCGGATCCGGGTTTAG
- a CDS encoding extracellular solute-binding protein, with product MTDFRSPVFDRRQILKAAALTPFAGLALSGCSSKPAESAAANKTVTVTSYGGSYNDQFTQTILDPFAKQTGIQPTLLANTSLASLKAQVQSGDVQWDLVEITAPEYETAVAEGLLEKFDYDIISDKGLPGYAKAEYGIKYLSFLFVMAWDQNAIPDAQAPKDWAQFFDQDKYNGKRSVYNQLSDSSVLEAALLADGVPFDKIYPLDVDRALRVLGHHPGKDRLLYHSANQEPIQQLTSGEVALSTSFNNRVNAARKDGAKLNFSAENAVLAGDYFVVPKGAKNKEAAFKLMNFMSNDAEAGAAFDTVTNLTLANTPALSKLPKEVADTLPTSPLLADKILIRDDKWWSQNLKKTEQQFKLWQAS from the coding sequence ATGACAGATTTCCGTTCCCCCGTTTTTGACCGCAGGCAGATCCTCAAGGCAGCGGCGCTGACGCCGTTTGCCGGATTGGCACTATCCGGCTGCAGCTCCAAGCCGGCCGAAAGCGCCGCTGCCAACAAAACCGTCACGGTCACTTCCTACGGTGGTTCCTACAACGATCAGTTCACCCAGACCATCCTGGATCCCTTTGCGAAACAGACGGGCATCCAGCCAACGCTGCTTGCCAACACGAGCCTGGCCTCCCTCAAAGCGCAGGTGCAATCCGGCGATGTGCAATGGGACCTGGTGGAAATCACAGCACCGGAATACGAAACGGCCGTGGCCGAAGGACTGCTGGAAAAGTTCGACTACGACATCATCAGCGACAAAGGGCTTCCCGGCTACGCCAAGGCGGAGTACGGCATCAAGTACCTGAGCTTCCTGTTCGTCATGGCCTGGGACCAGAACGCCATTCCGGATGCGCAGGCGCCTAAGGATTGGGCGCAATTCTTCGACCAGGACAAGTACAACGGCAAGCGCTCCGTATACAACCAGCTTTCCGACAGCTCCGTGCTGGAAGCCGCCCTGTTGGCTGACGGCGTGCCGTTCGACAAGATTTACCCCCTTGACGTTGACCGGGCGCTGCGGGTCCTCGGCCACCATCCCGGAAAGGACCGCCTCCTTTACCATTCGGCCAACCAGGAGCCCATCCAGCAGCTCACGTCAGGAGAGGTGGCACTGTCAACGAGCTTCAACAACCGGGTCAACGCCGCACGCAAGGACGGAGCGAAACTGAACTTCTCCGCCGAGAACGCGGTCCTGGCCGGCGACTATTTTGTGGTCCCCAAGGGGGCAAAGAACAAGGAAGCCGCTTTCAAGCTGATGAACTTCATGTCCAACGACGCCGAGGCCGGGGCTGCCTTCGACACCGTCACCAACCTGACCCTGGCGAACACACCTGCGCTGTCCAAACTGCCCAAGGAGGTGGCGGACACCCTTCCCACCAGCCCGCTGCTGGCCGACAAGATCCTCATTCGGGATGACAAATGGTGGTCCCAGAACCTGAAGAAGACTGAGCAGCAATTCAAGCTGTGGCAGGCCAGCTGA
- a CDS encoding oxygenase MpaB family protein, which produces MGCMRNYLTEYRYDLQRTFTGTSGTPPEWVPRLAEGNDAGYHLPGSAVWAVHGSMATIVAGIRVLLMQALHPGALAGVYEHSGFKEDPLGRLANTVRWIFTVTYGSKEAAEAATYRVRKIHEHVRGSYVDGTGTYRHYAANDPELLRWVHVTYADSFLTANRIWGRPVPGGADAYVREWAQAGRLMGIEDPPVTEAQVRGELEAWYASGILRSDERLAETVAFIRRPPLSPLLQPGYRILFAAAVASLEPKYRDMLGLRPARLGPVPLPAITTARIVLRMVRLALGSHGPSELAARRRLQRLGYAV; this is translated from the coding sequence ATGGGATGCATGAGGAATTACCTCACCGAGTACAGATACGACCTGCAACGCACGTTCACGGGGACGTCCGGAACGCCACCTGAGTGGGTGCCCCGCCTCGCAGAAGGGAACGACGCCGGATACCACCTTCCGGGCTCGGCCGTCTGGGCGGTGCATGGCTCCATGGCGACGATCGTGGCCGGAATCAGGGTCCTGCTGATGCAGGCCCTGCACCCCGGCGCACTTGCAGGTGTTTACGAGCACTCTGGTTTCAAGGAAGATCCACTGGGACGGCTGGCCAATACGGTGCGTTGGATCTTCACTGTCACGTATGGGTCCAAGGAAGCCGCTGAGGCAGCTACGTACCGTGTCCGGAAAATCCACGAGCATGTTCGGGGAAGCTATGTGGACGGAACCGGCACGTACCGCCATTACGCAGCCAACGATCCCGAACTTCTTCGCTGGGTCCATGTCACCTACGCGGATTCCTTCCTTACCGCCAACCGCATCTGGGGCCGCCCGGTACCCGGAGGCGCGGATGCGTACGTCCGCGAGTGGGCGCAGGCTGGCCGGCTCATGGGCATCGAGGATCCGCCGGTCACCGAAGCCCAGGTGCGCGGGGAACTGGAAGCCTGGTACGCCTCCGGGATCCTGCGCTCGGATGAACGGCTGGCGGAAACCGTGGCCTTCATCCGCCGCCCACCCCTTAGCCCGCTGCTCCAGCCGGGCTACAGGATCCTGTTCGCTGCCGCCGTCGCGAGCCTTGAACCCAAGTACCGGGACATGCTGGGTCTGCGACCCGCCCGCTTGGGTCCGGTCCCCCTGCCTGCCATCACCACCGCCCGCATTGTTCTGAGAATGGTTCGTCTGGCATTGGGCTCACACGGGCCCAGCGAACTCGCAGCGCGACGGCGCCTGCAAAGACTGGGATACGCGGTGTGA
- a CDS encoding ABC transporter ATP-binding protein has product MMTASMTSTAISPEAPTQAKGLLELRQVRKSYGEFVAVDQLDLTVQPGEFVTLLGPSGSGKTTTMMMVAGFEEHTSGFVLIDGQPVDTLPPRERNLGVVFQNYALFPHMTALENVEFALRMRKVPAAERRQRANEALKRVGLGALGDRKPRQLSGGQQQRVALARALVFNPAALLLDEPMAALDKRLREQMQEEIKTLQKSLGISVLFVTHDQEEAMAMSDRIVVMKDGQIVQSGPPEEVYNHPMTDWVAGFLGDTNLIPCTVLERNGHEATVDLGGLGVARVRDQGAMGADYAVSIRPEHLKLSSTPPAGGGSVAVITSSTNLGATVRHRLTAGGHELMLREMSSESGTRSAAEDLWVGWEPDKAQLLVLEG; this is encoded by the coding sequence ATGATGACCGCATCAATGACTTCCACCGCCATCTCTCCCGAGGCACCCACGCAAGCAAAGGGACTTCTTGAGTTACGGCAAGTCCGCAAGAGCTACGGCGAGTTCGTCGCCGTCGATCAGCTGGACCTGACAGTCCAGCCCGGCGAATTTGTCACTCTCCTCGGACCCAGTGGATCGGGCAAAACCACCACCATGATGATGGTGGCCGGGTTCGAAGAACACACGTCCGGCTTCGTCCTCATTGACGGGCAGCCCGTAGACACGCTCCCCCCGAGGGAACGGAACCTGGGCGTCGTCTTCCAGAATTACGCCCTCTTCCCACATATGACCGCCCTCGAAAACGTGGAATTCGCGCTCCGCATGAGAAAAGTGCCGGCGGCGGAACGGCGCCAGCGGGCCAACGAAGCACTGAAGCGTGTGGGGCTGGGCGCTTTGGGTGATCGCAAGCCCCGCCAGCTCTCCGGAGGTCAACAACAGCGCGTTGCGCTCGCCCGGGCCTTGGTGTTCAACCCTGCGGCCCTGCTCCTGGATGAGCCCATGGCAGCGCTGGACAAGCGGCTCCGCGAACAAATGCAGGAGGAGATCAAGACCCTTCAGAAAAGCCTGGGCATCTCCGTACTGTTCGTTACCCACGACCAAGAAGAAGCAATGGCGATGTCGGACAGGATCGTGGTGATGAAAGACGGGCAAATTGTCCAATCAGGACCGCCGGAAGAGGTCTACAACCACCCCATGACCGATTGGGTTGCCGGCTTCCTTGGCGACACCAACCTGATTCCGTGCACGGTACTGGAGCGCAACGGCCACGAGGCCACCGTGGATTTGGGTGGCTTGGGAGTGGCCCGCGTAAGGGACCAGGGCGCTATGGGCGCAGACTACGCAGTATCGATCCGCCCGGAACACCTCAAGCTCAGCTCAACGCCGCCAGCCGGTGGCGGCTCCGTGGCGGTCATTACGTCATCCACCAACCTTGGCGCCACAGTCCGGCACCGGCTCACCGCAGGAGGCCACGAATTGATGCTGCGGGAAATGAGCTCAGAGTCCGGAACCCGTTCCGCGGCAGAGGACCTCTGGGTTGGCTGGGAGCCGGACAAGGCCCAGTTGCTGGTCTTGGAGGGCTGA